In Herpetosiphon gulosus, the DNA window AGTCAAAAAGCAAAAGAATATAAAAGCTAGAGACAAAAGCTTGAGATGATTTAACCGCAAAGGAACACGAAGAGCACTAAACTTATAGGACAAAAGCCTTAGCGTTCTTAGCGTTCTTCGTGGTTTCAATCCTTTGCGCCTCTGCATTAAATTAATCCTGCCCTAGACGACCAGATTATCGATTAAACGGGTTTTGCCGATGCGCACTGCCAGTGATACCAACGCGCCTTGCTGATTGATCGTGGCTAGTTCTTGCAAGCTGCGCGGATCGGCGATGCTAACATAATCGACTTGGGCTAGTGGCTCTTGAGCCAGCGTTGCTAGCATCAATTGGCGAATAGCCTCAGCATCGGTTTGGCCAGCAGCATAGGCGGTTTGAGCGGCTAGCAATGCCCGATAAAGCACCGGAGCTGCTGCGCGTTGCTCAGCATTTAGGTAACTGTTGCGGCTGCTCATCGCCAAACCATCGGCCTCACGAATCGTCGGGGCGATTATCACTTCTACAGGTATAGCCAGATCGCGCACAAATTGGCGAATAACGACGGTTTGCTGGGCATCTTTTTGACCAAAATAGGCTTTGGTTGGCTGAACGACATTAAATAGTTTGGTCACAACCGTGGCTACGCCGCGAAAATGGCCTGGGCGGCGAGCGCCCTCAAGTGGTTCGGTCACTCCTTCGACTTCAACATAACTGCTAAATCCCGCTGGATAGATTTCTTCGACGCTGGGCATCCAGACCAAATCGCAACCAGCCGCTTCTAACAACGCTAGGTCGCGTGGCGTATCCCGCGGATAGCTCGCAAAGTCTTCGTTGGGGCCAAACTGGGTTGGATTGACAAAAATCGAGGCGATCGCCACTCCGTTTTCGGCTTTGGCTTGTTGAACTAAGCTCAGATGCCCAGCATGCAAAAAGCCCATGGTTGGTACAAAACCAACCTCAGCCCACTGGCGACGCGCCGCCCGAACTGCTTCAATCGTTGTTACAACTTGCATTATTAGTTCCTCAGCCACAAAAACGCTTGCTAACAAATATCTTAATTCAATCTGCACGAAAGCGCCAAATTGGCAGTTTTGTAACGGGAATTTTTAATTTATACCAAGTTTTGCCTAACATTTTGATAACACGAAATGACTTTTTTTGATTGAGGCTTGCTTAATCTCAGCTTGGGCATGATATAGATCTGGATGTTTTATTAAAAAAATCTAAAAAATTAAGTTGCGTTAATTATTTAACTATGTTAGCATCATGCACATATGAACAAATTTGCATGAATATGAAAGTATTCCAATGACTGTAATAAGTTTCTATTGATGTAATTTGTTAAAACATGAATTGACAAAAAATGATTATTTCGAGCCTAGTCGGAATTATTGAGAATCATTCTTGGTTAAATTAACCTAAGTTTGGCTCAGATTTTGATAGAATTAATCATTCGATTGTCTAATTTATTAATGACGGTAATGACTTAGAAATGATGGATTGAACATTATTTCTATGATCTAGTTCGATTTGTGCTGAATGATTTATCTTGGCATCTTATTATTCCTGCTATTCGGCACACACTTTTTTTTAGGCTTTGTTTTTAATGATTGTTAAGGATTTACCGATTGATTTAATTATTGTGATGCGCCGAAGCGTTGCAATGTCGTTGCTAGGGATCGAAACATCGCTGGATGGGAGTTGTGCTTGGGAGCGGTCTCAAACAGCGTATTAAGTATTGTAGAGGTCAGGATTCAGTAATTAAGAGCATTGGGATGCCCTCACCCCCTCGCCCGCACGCGAGCGAGGGGGAATTGCTCCAAGAGTGCTACTCTCGCCCGCCGCAGGGGGCAGGGGGGTGAGGGACAGAATTGGTTGCGAACTTGATGAACCATCATACATAGCCAAACGTTAATGTATGTTCTTCATAATTTCAATCGATCTGACCCCTAGCATCTGACGGCTGATCCCTCAAACAAGGAGTTTACCAATGAAATTATCAATTGCCCGACGTTGGGTTATTGCCACCGGCTTAGCCACTGCCTTGATTGGCGCAATCCAAAGCCCAATCACCAATGCCCAAACTAGCCTCAGTTGCCAAGTTAATTATGTGGTTACCAACCAATGGGGCGGCGGGTTTCAAGCCGATGTGGTGGTGCGCAACACCGGAACCAGCGCGATCAACGGCTGGACGGTTGCTTGGAATGCTGCCAGTGGTCAGCAAGTTGGCCAAATGTGGAACGCCACCTTTAGCCAAAGTGGCACGCAGGTTAGTGCTAAAAATGTTGATTGGAACGCTAGCATTGCGGCTGGTGGGAGCCAAAGCTTTGGGTTTACTGCCACCACGACTGGGAGCTTGGCCGTGCCAAGCAGCTTTACAGTCAATGGCGTTGTTTGTGGCGGCAGCGTTAGCCCAACCGCAACCCGCACGCCAGCAGCGACCGCCACGCGGACTCCAGTTGCCACGGCAACCCGCACGCCAGCCGCGACCGCAACCCGCACACCTGTGGCAACAGCAACCCGTACTCCAGTTGCCACTGCTACCGTCGTTCCAACCAATCCACCTGTGAGCAATGGTTTGATTGGCTGGGCCACGGTTGCGGGCGCAGGTTTGAGCACAACCACTGGCGGTGCAGGTGGCAGCACGGTTACCGCAGTTAACTTTACTGAATTACAAAACTATGCCAAATCATCATCACCCATGATTATCAAGTTCTCAGGCACGATGCAAGGTACGCTGACCGTCGCCTCGAACAAAACGATCATCGGCAGCAATGGAGCCTTGATTCAAGGTAATGTCAAGATCTCAAACTCACAAAATATTATTCTGCAAAATTTTGCGATCAACGGCAATAGCTGCTCAAGCTACGATAACTGCCGTGCTGGCAGTGATGCCTTGGGGATTAGCAATTCGCACCACATTTGGGTTGATCATTTGACGATTACCAATGGACAAGATGGCAACTTCGATATCAATAATGGCTCCGATTTCATCACAGTTTCGTGGAGCAAATTCGGCTATACCACCAACAAAGAGCATCGTTTCTCGAATTTGATTGGTAGCTCGGATGATGCTGCCTCAACCGATAGCGGTAAATTAAACGTGACCTTCCATCATAACTGGTGGTTTGGTGGGGCAATGCAGCGCATGCCACGCACGCGCTTCGGCAAAATTCACGTATTCAATAATTTGTACACCACCACGGGCAACGATTATTGTGTTAGCTCAGGCTATCAGTCCAAAGTGTTGCTCGAAAATAATGCCTTTATCGGGGTCAATACACCGCACCGCTTGCACGATGGCGATCTCAAGGCCGTGGGCAACCTCTACCAAAATACCAGCGGCGACCAAATTAGCACTGGTGTTGCCTTCACGCCGCCCTACAGCTACAGCGCCGATTTGGCTAGCTCACTCAGCAGTTCAGTTCAGGCTGGTGCAGGGGCGAAGTAGTACGAGGGGTCAGGGGCTAGGATTCAGGGGTTAGAACATAGAATAGAGCAGAGAACATAGCATTAACCTTCGCGTTCTTCATGTTCTTTAGTAGTTTCAATCGACCTAGCTGTAATGGTTTATTGGATTAACAACCCGTTCTCGTGCCCTCACCCCCATCCCCGCTCCCACTGCGGCGGGAGCGGGGATGGGGGTGAGGGCACGGTTCCCCCTCGCCTCGCGTGCGGGAGCGGGGGCTAGGGGTGAGGGCATGCTGGCCGTTGTTAACGCGATAAACCATTACACCTAGCCCCTAGCCTCTGATCCCTGATCGCTCAAGAGTGGTTTCAAGCGTCCTAGCCCCTAACCTCTGATCCCTGACCTCTCAAATAAGGAGTACCAAAACCATGAACTATCGCTGGCGAATTTGCCTGCTATTAATTGCAATCTTACTGAGTAGTTTGAGTTATACCAACACCAATGCCCAAACTGGCTTAAGTTGCCAAGTTAATTATACGATCACCAACCAATGGGGCAGTGGGTTTCAAGCCGATGTGGTGGTGCGCAACACTGGAACCAGCGTGATCAACGGCTGGACAGTTGCTTGGAGTGCTACCAGCGGCCAACAAATTGGCCAAATGTGGAATGCAACCTTTAGCCAAAGTGGCAGCCAAGTTAGTGCCAAAAACGTTGATTGGAATGCGAACATCGCCGCTGCTGACAGCCAAAGCTTTGGATTTACCGCCACCACGACTGGGAACTTGGCCGCACCTAGTAGTTTTACGGTCAATGGTGTTGTTTGTGGTGGCAGCGTCAGCCCAACGGCAACTACTCCAGCGGCAACGCGCACGCCAACCAGTGTTCCGACGGCCACTCGTATTGCCACCAGCATACCAACCGTAACCAATGCTGCAACCAGCGTGCCGACGGCAACCCGCACACCAACCAGCGTGCCGACAGCCACCCCAAGCACAACCACAGGCCGCCAAATGGAAAAACTCAATCGTGGGATTATCAGCGTGCGCCAAGGCAGCAATAATTTTGTGAGCTGGCGCATGTTTGGCACTGATCCTAGCTCGATTGGCTTTAACCTCTACCGTGGCACAACCAAAGTTAACGCTAGTCCAATTACCAATGCCACCAGCTATCTGGATAGCGGCGCGGCGGCCAATAGCGTTTATACGGTGCGACCTGTGCTTGATGGGGTTGAACAAACTGCCTCAGAAAATTCGCTTAATTTTGCCAATGGCTATCTCGATGTGGCGTTGCAAATTCCGGCTGGTGGCACAACTCCCGATGGCGTAGCCTACACCTACACCGCCAATGATGCCAGCGTCGGCGACCTCGATGGCGATGGTCAATACGAAATTGTCTTGAAATGGGACCCAACCAATTCCAAGGATAATTCGCAATCTGGCTATACTGGCAATGTCTATCTTGATGGCTATAAATTGAACGGAACCCGTTTATGGCGCATCGATTTAGGTCGTAATATTCGGGCTGGGGCGCATTACACCCAATTTATGGTCTACGATTTGGATGGTGATGGCAAGGCCGAAGTTGCCGCCAAAACTGCCGATGGCACGCGCGATAATGCAGGTACAGTGATTGGCAATGCCAGCGCTGATTATCGTAACTCCAGCGGCTATATTCTTTCTGGCCCTGAATATTTGACCGTGTTCAATGGCCAAACTGGCGTGATTCGCTCGACCGTCAATTATGATCCTGCGCGGGGCACGGTTTCGGCGTGGGGCGATAGCTATGGCAACCGCGTTGATCGCTTTTTGGGTGGAATTGCCTACCTCGATGGTCAACGCCCTAGTTTGATTATGAGCCGTGGCTACTACACTCGCAGCGTAATCGCTGCCTGGGATTTTCGCAATGGCAGCCTGACCAAGCGTTGGACTTTCGATAGCAATGTATCGGGCAGCCAATATGCTGGTCAAGGTAATCATAGCCTTTCGATTGCCGATGTCGATCAAGATGGTAAAGATGAGGTTATCTTCGGAGCCATGACGATTAATGATAATGGCCAGCCGCTGTGGAATACCCGCAACGGTCACGGCGATGCCATGCACGTCGGCGATCTCGATCCAAGTCGGGCTGGCTTAGAAGTATATAAAGTCAGCGAAGATGCATCCAAGCCTAGCTCGTGGTTTGCCGATGCCCGCACAGGCCAAATTTTGTGGCAAACAGCAGCAGGCGGCGACAACGGGCGCGGCGTTTCGGGCGATATTTGGGCGGGCAGCCCAGGCGCTGAATCGTGGTCATCGATGGATAGCAATTTGCGTAGCGTCAGCGGCGCAACCCTTGGCCGCAAGCCATCGGCCACCAACTTCTTGATTTGGTGGGATGGCGACCCAGTCCGTGAATTACTCGATGCCACCCGCATCGACAAATATGGCACAGCGGGCGATACGCGCTTGTTGACTGGCAGCAATGTTAGTTCCAACAACAGCACCAAATCCACTCCAGCGCTCAGCGGCGATATTTTGGGCGATTGGCGCGAAGAGGTGATTTGGCGGACCAGCGATAACACGGCACTACGAATTTATTCAACCAGCACCAGCACCAACCGCCGCATCTTCACCCTGATGCACGATGCCCAATATCGAGTGGCGATTGCTTGGCAAAACACCGCCTACAATCAGCCGCCGCATCCCAGCTTTTTCTTGGGCGACGGCATGAGCAACCCACCGCAACCGAGTATCTACTTGCGCTAAATTGATCTAGCTCAAATTTAAGCACCAAAGGCCGAGGAATTTCCTCGGTCTTGATTTTTATCAGTTTTTCGACCAAATTTCAGTTATATCGTGGCACTTCTGACACCCATAAAATGTACTTTAGGGGGTGCAGGGGGATGAAAACCCACTGCGTTTCCCGCCTTGAGGCGGGACGGAAGGGTGGTGAAAATGATGCAATCACCAAGTGAATTGAAACCATTTGCATAGCCTTTTTATCAACTTGACAGAGTTTCGGCTTAACGGCACAATTGCAAGCGCTTACAGAATATCCGTTAACGATACCGGAAACGTTACCGAAAGCAAAAATCAGCGGTTTCACCCAAATTATGCTAGCCCAAGCTCAAAAAATCACGATCCTGCATGCGTGGCAACTGCCATTTCTGGGCTGTCGAATGGCAATTGCTGACTTGACTATGACAGTCATCTGGCTCAATGAGGACAAACGAATATGCAGTATGAGCAACAAATCGAAGCATTGTTGGCCCAAATGACCCTCACCGAGAAGATTGGCCAAATGCGCCAACTTCATGGCACTGGTGAAACCCAGCAACAACTGGTG includes these proteins:
- the panC gene encoding pantoate--beta-alanine ligase; this encodes MQVVTTIEAVRAARRQWAEVGFVPTMGFLHAGHLSLVQQAKAENGVAIASIFVNPTQFGPNEDFASYPRDTPRDLALLEAAGCDLVWMPSVEEIYPAGFSSYVEVEGVTEPLEGARRPGHFRGVATVVTKLFNVVQPTKAYFGQKDAQQTVVIRQFVRDLAIPVEVIIAPTIREADGLAMSSRNSYLNAEQRAAAPVLYRALLAAQTAYAAGQTDAEAIRQLMLATLAQEPLAQVDYVSIADPRSLQELATINQQGALVSLAVRIGKTRLIDNLVV
- a CDS encoding cellulose binding domain-containing protein, with protein sequence MKLSIARRWVIATGLATALIGAIQSPITNAQTSLSCQVNYVVTNQWGGGFQADVVVRNTGTSAINGWTVAWNAASGQQVGQMWNATFSQSGTQVSAKNVDWNASIAAGGSQSFGFTATTTGSLAVPSSFTVNGVVCGGSVSPTATRTPAATATRTPVATATRTPAATATRTPVATATRTPVATATVVPTNPPVSNGLIGWATVAGAGLSTTTGGAGGSTVTAVNFTELQNYAKSSSPMIIKFSGTMQGTLTVASNKTIIGSNGALIQGNVKISNSQNIILQNFAINGNSCSSYDNCRAGSDALGISNSHHIWVDHLTITNGQDGNFDINNGSDFITVSWSKFGYTTNKEHRFSNLIGSSDDAASTDSGKLNVTFHHNWWFGGAMQRMPRTRFGKIHVFNNLYTTTGNDYCVSSGYQSKVLLENNAFIGVNTPHRLHDGDLKAVGNLYQNTSGDQISTGVAFTPPYSYSADLASSLSSSVQAGAGAK
- a CDS encoding cellulose binding domain-containing protein gives rise to the protein MNYRWRICLLLIAILLSSLSYTNTNAQTGLSCQVNYTITNQWGSGFQADVVVRNTGTSVINGWTVAWSATSGQQIGQMWNATFSQSGSQVSAKNVDWNANIAAADSQSFGFTATTTGNLAAPSSFTVNGVVCGGSVSPTATTPAATRTPTSVPTATRIATSIPTVTNAATSVPTATRTPTSVPTATPSTTTGRQMEKLNRGIISVRQGSNNFVSWRMFGTDPSSIGFNLYRGTTKVNASPITNATSYLDSGAAANSVYTVRPVLDGVEQTASENSLNFANGYLDVALQIPAGGTTPDGVAYTYTANDASVGDLDGDGQYEIVLKWDPTNSKDNSQSGYTGNVYLDGYKLNGTRLWRIDLGRNIRAGAHYTQFMVYDLDGDGKAEVAAKTADGTRDNAGTVIGNASADYRNSSGYILSGPEYLTVFNGQTGVIRSTVNYDPARGTVSAWGDSYGNRVDRFLGGIAYLDGQRPSLIMSRGYYTRSVIAAWDFRNGSLTKRWTFDSNVSGSQYAGQGNHSLSIADVDQDGKDEVIFGAMTINDNGQPLWNTRNGHGDAMHVGDLDPSRAGLEVYKVSEDASKPSSWFADARTGQILWQTAAGGDNGRGVSGDIWAGSPGAESWSSMDSNLRSVSGATLGRKPSATNFLIWWDGDPVRELLDATRIDKYGTAGDTRLLTGSNVSSNNSTKSTPALSGDILGDWREEVIWRTSDNTALRIYSTSTSTNRRIFTLMHDAQYRVAIAWQNTAYNQPPHPSFFLGDGMSNPPQPSIYLR